The Dunckerocampus dactyliophorus isolate RoL2022-P2 chromosome 16, RoL_Ddac_1.1, whole genome shotgun sequence genome includes a window with the following:
- the heatr6 gene encoding HEAT repeat-containing protein 6 isoform X2, which produces MLDHSSSKDVCALLKDASRLVPLSQEHLVVKLCKLEHHLLNQLKVIMDEQTLDVLLSYITRALKVCNTWTHPGVLQALSTVVYGNGPQCHQHLNDLLGEDGVLLLYSTPAQPDMDLRHVALTCMANICLRIPGQPPLDEEHKSVCFSVFLKTLQAPKPSNTEDVFYCMVVQVALKGLHCCLSGGKWKFGGGEEVGSVLAALKKLMFQGAPGVSADWPSMLYPAPLPQYESPSPHKPAEAPKPSEPAKASAGNKKRKSRGKAKKTSAEDSRRDEGGEEDGKTALPASHKLGSEAEAKSFLLYPSWKRCTSDSEFSDPEGSAQSKLRLSHARVRQGALHCLLAVVKCVEKRTLYGYWSSFIPDSPVGGPPPPTLLTIILKDPSPKVRACALQALSAMLDGSRQFLAVAEDTASPRTSYTPFSFTLAAAIRELHRTLGLALMAETSPQTLTQVIKCLAHLVSNAPYHRLKPGLLSSLWKQIRPYVRNRDVNVRVSALTLYGALVTTQAPLPEVQLLLRQPEGSTGGGSLTPQDGALSWRHREAQSPRAPRTPREVDGAPPWLLTLCASLVTQPRGDQSDSEGGAVGALEPSPVRLEALQVLSHLVRGYISLAQASLCDIGQLCARCLAETDPSIQLHGAKLLEELGSGIIQQYRAESDVPESSRVPLSQVVQFWTEVLSGPLNAALQNEQHPTLQTSACDTLASILPHAFAQLPDKTQLMCITVLLGLTYSDNYLVKTAAVRALGVYVLFPCLREDLMFVADTANAILAALDDRSSNVRAKAAWSLGNLTDTLIVNMDCVDVDFQEEMSDMLLLKMLQAATRAAADKDKVKCNAVRALGNLLHFLREGQLSRSAFQRPLEDAVRALVKTVQSVATMKVRWNACYALGNAFRNPALPLDSASWSGDAFASLCNVVTSCKNLKVRIKSAAALAVPAHRRCYGDDERFGRVWHSLATALETSEDMHDFLEYRYSATLRHTLSRALLHLLHLSLPQDLPAICASLTGEEGRGIREHLIKYLQAEGGGEGEKDAGGDTLNCQQRVQTLQLTTTRLKAMKTEEEESSKDALIFFLEDLLKACKGP; this is translated from the exons GTGATCATGGATGAGCAGACGCTGGACGTCTTGTTGAGCTACATCACCAGAGCTTTAAAAGTGTGCAACACGTGGACACACCCGGGCGTCCTCCAGGCGCTCTCCACTGTCGTCTACGGGAACGGACCCCAGTGCCACCAG CACCTCAATGACCTACTGGGTGAGGATGGAGTCCTGCTGCTGTACAGCACCCCTGCTCAGCCAGATATGGATTTACGCCATGTGGCTCTCACATGTATGGCGAACATCTGTCTCAG GATTCCCGGTCAGCCGCCGCTGGACGAGGAGCACAAGAGTGTGTGTTTCTCAGTCTTCCTGAAAACACTGCAGGCGCCCAAACCCTCCAACACGGAAGATGTCTTTTACTGCATG GTGGTCCAGGTGGCGCTGAAAGGACTTCACTGTTGTCTCTCTGGTGGGAAGTGGAAGTTTGGCGGAGGGGAGGAGGTCGGATCGGTGCTGGCTGCCCTGAAG AAGCTCATGTTCCAAGGAGCTCCGGGCGTTAGCGCGGACTGGCCGTCCATGCTTTACCCAGCTCCTCTTCCACAGTACGAGAGCCCCTCCCCTCACAAGCCAGCGGAAGCCCCAAAACCATCAGAACCAGCCAAAGCGTCCGCTGGG AACAAGAAGAGGAAGTCGAGAGGAAAGGCGAAGAAGACGAGTGCAGAGGACAGCAGGCGGGACGAGGGGGGTGAAGAAGATGGAAAGACGGCACTGCCAGCGTCTCACAAACTAGGAAGTGAAGCAGAAGCCAAATCTTTTCTTCTCTACCCCTCATGGAAGCGATGCACTTCTGACTCTGAGTTTTCCGACCCGGAAGGCAGCGCACAGAGCAAGTTAAG ACTTTCTCACGCTCGTGTACGCCAGGGGGCGCTGCACTGCCTGCTCGCCGTGGTAAAATGTGTGGAGAAGCGGACTCTCTACGGCTACTGGTCTTCATTCATCCCGGACTCACCCGTTGGAGGACCACCGCCTCCCACTTTGCTCACCATCATACTCAAGGACCCCTCACCGAAG GTTCGAGCATGTGCGCTTCAGGCCTTGTCGGCCATGCTGGACGGCTCCCGGCAGTTCCTGGCGGTGGCGGAAGACACGGCGTCCCCTCGCACCTCCTACACGCCGTTCTCCTTCACTTTAGCTGCAGCCATCCGAGAGCTGCATCGCACTCTCGGCCTGGCTTTGATGGCCGAAACGTCTCCTCAGACGCTCACGCAGGTCATAAAG TGTTTGGCTCACCTGGTGTCCAACGCTCCGTATCACCGGCTGAAGCCTGGCCTGCTCAGCTCGCTGTGGAAGCAGATTCGTCCTTATGTGCGGAACAGAG ACGTGAACGTGCGCGTCTCGGCGCTGACGCTTTACGGCGCCCTGGTGACGACTCAGGCACCTCTCCCTGAAGTGCAGCTCCTCCTCCGTCAGCCGGAGGGCAGCACGGGCGGCGGCTCCCTCACGCCACAGGACGGTGCCCTCAGCTGGCGGCACAGGGAGGCGCAGTCGCCGCGCGCTCCTCGCACGCCGAGGGAGGTGGACGGTGCCCCGCCGTGGCTGCTGACGCTGTGCGCCTCGCTGGTGACTCAGCCTAGGGGCGACCAATCGGACAGCGAGGGGGGCGCGGTGGGGGCCTTGGAGCCGTCGCCCGTTCGGCTGGAGGCCCTGCAGGTGCTGTCCCACCTGGTGCGAGGTTACATCTCTCTGGCTCAAGCCAGCCTGTGCGACATTGGACAGCTCTGCGCCCGCTGCCTGGCCGAGACAGACCCGTCTATTCAACTTCACGGCGCTAAG CTGCTGGAGGAGCTCGGATCCGGAATAATCCAACAGTACCGAGCAGAGAGCGACGTTCCAGAGAGCTCCCGAGTCCCCCTGAGCCAA GTGGTACAGTTCTGGACGGAGGTGCTGAGCGGGCCGCTGAACGCGGCGCTGCAGAACGAACAGCATCCCACACTGCAGACCAGCGCCTGCGACACGCTGGCCTCCATCCTGCCGCACGCCTTCGCTCAGCTGCCC GACAAGACCCAGCTGATGTGCATCACGGTTCTGCTGGGCCTCACGTACAGCGACAACTACCTGGTGAAGACAGCGGCCGTCAGGGCTCTGGGGGTCTACGTGCTCTTCCCTTGTCTGAGAGAG gACTTGATGTTTGTGGCCGACACAGCCAACGCCATCCTTGCCGCCCTCGACGACCGATCCTCGAACGTTCGCGCCAAAGCCGCCTGGTCTCTGGGCAACCTGACTGACACCCTGATCGTCAACAT GGACTGTGTCGACGTGGACTTCCAGGAGGAGATGTCCGACATGTTGCTGCTGAAGATGCTGCAAGCGGCCACGCGGGCGGCAGCCGACAAAGACAAG GTAAAGTGCAACGCCGTGCGAGCCCTCGGCAATCTCCTCCACTTCCTGCGCGAGGGTCAGCTGAGCCGCTCTGCTTTCCAGCGCCCGCTAGAGGATGCTGTGCGAGCGCTGGTCAAAACTGTCCAGTCTGTCGCCACCATGAAGGTCCGATGGAACGCCTGCTACGCTTTGGGAAACGCTTTCAGGAACCCCGCCCTGCCGCTTG ACTCCGCCTCCTGGTCTGGCGATGCGTTCGCCTCCCTCTGCAACGTGGTCACGTCCTGCAAGAACCTCAAAGTGCGTATCAAGTCGGCCGCCGCCCTCGCCGTCCCCGCCCACCGCCGCTGCTACGGGGACGATGAGCGCTTCGGCCGCGTTTGGCACTCGCTGGCCACAGCGCTGGAGACCAGTGAGGACATGCACGACTTTCTGGAGTACCGCTACAGCGCCACCTTGCGCCACACGCTCTCGCGGGCGCTGCTCCACCTGCTCCACCTCAGCCTCCCACAGGACTTGCCTGCCATCTGTGCCTCGCTGACCGGCGAGGAGGGGAGGGGCATCAGGGAGCACTTGATCAAGTACCTTCAAGCCGAAGGGGGAGGAGAGGGAGAGAAAGACGCCGGGGGGGACACTTTAAACTGTCAGCAGAGAGTCCAGACTCTGCAGCTGACGACCACCCGACTGAAGGCGATGAAGACTGAAGAGGAGGAGAGCAGTAAAGACGCGCTGATTTTCTTCTTGGAAGATTTGCTGAAAGCCTGCAAGGGGCCGTGA
- the heatr6 gene encoding HEAT repeat-containing protein 6 isoform X4: MYGEHLSQDSRSAAAGRGAQECVFLSLPENTAGAQTLQHGRCLLLHGGPGGAERTSLLSLWWEVEVWRRGGGRIGAGCPEGAKIVLNKKLMFQGAPGVSADWPSMLYPAPLPQYESPSPHKPAEAPKPSEPAKASAGNKKRKSRGKAKKTSAEDSRRDEGGEEDGKTALPASHKLGSEAEAKSFLLYPSWKRCTSDSEFSDPEGSAQSKLRLSHARVRQGALHCLLAVVKCVEKRTLYGYWSSFIPDSPVGGPPPPTLLTIILKDPSPKVRACALQALSAMLDGSRQFLAVAEDTASPRTSYTPFSFTLAAAIRELHRTLGLALMAETSPQTLTQVIKCLAHLVSNAPYHRLKPGLLSSLWKQIRPYVRNRDVNVRVSALTLYGALVTTQAPLPEVQLLLRQPEGSTGGGSLTPQDGALSWRHREAQSPRAPRTPREVDGAPPWLLTLCASLVTQPRGDQSDSEGGAVGALEPSPVRLEALQVLSHLVRGYISLAQASLCDIGQLCARCLAETDPSIQLHGAKLLEELGSGIIQQYRAESDVPESSRVPLSQVVQFWTEVLSGPLNAALQNEQHPTLQTSACDTLASILPHAFAQLPDKTQLMCITVLLGLTYSDNYLVKTAAVRALGVYVLFPCLREDLMFVADTANAILAALDDRSSNVRAKAAWSLGNLTDTLIVNMDCVDVDFQEEMSDMLLLKMLQAATRAAADKDKVKCNAVRALGNLLHFLREGQLSRSAFQRPLEDAVRALVKTVQSVATMKVRWNACYALGNAFRNPALPLDSASWSGDAFASLCNVVTSCKNLKVRIKSAAALAVPAHRRCYGDDERFGRVWHSLATALETSEDMHDFLEYRYSATLRHTLSRALLHLLHLSLPQDLPAICASLTGEEGRGIREHLIKYLQAEGGGEGEKDAGGDTLNCQQRVQTLQLTTTRLKAMKTEEEESSKDALIFFLEDLLKACKGP; the protein is encoded by the exons ATGTATGGCGAACATCTGTCTCAG GATTCCCGGTCAGCCGCCGCTGGACGAGGAGCACAAGAGTGTGTGTTTCTCAGTCTTCCTGAAAACACTGCAGGCGCCCAAACCCTCCAACACGGAAGATGTCTTTTACTGCATG GTGGTCCAGGTGGCGCTGAAAGGACTTCACTGTTGTCTCTCTGGTGGGAAGTGGAAGTTTGGCGGAGGGGAGGAGGTCGGATCGGTGCTGGCTGCCCTGAAGGTGCCAAAATCGTGCTCAATAAA AAGCTCATGTTCCAAGGAGCTCCGGGCGTTAGCGCGGACTGGCCGTCCATGCTTTACCCAGCTCCTCTTCCACAGTACGAGAGCCCCTCCCCTCACAAGCCAGCGGAAGCCCCAAAACCATCAGAACCAGCCAAAGCGTCCGCTGGG AACAAGAAGAGGAAGTCGAGAGGAAAGGCGAAGAAGACGAGTGCAGAGGACAGCAGGCGGGACGAGGGGGGTGAAGAAGATGGAAAGACGGCACTGCCAGCGTCTCACAAACTAGGAAGTGAAGCAGAAGCCAAATCTTTTCTTCTCTACCCCTCATGGAAGCGATGCACTTCTGACTCTGAGTTTTCCGACCCGGAAGGCAGCGCACAGAGCAAGTTAAG ACTTTCTCACGCTCGTGTACGCCAGGGGGCGCTGCACTGCCTGCTCGCCGTGGTAAAATGTGTGGAGAAGCGGACTCTCTACGGCTACTGGTCTTCATTCATCCCGGACTCACCCGTTGGAGGACCACCGCCTCCCACTTTGCTCACCATCATACTCAAGGACCCCTCACCGAAG GTTCGAGCATGTGCGCTTCAGGCCTTGTCGGCCATGCTGGACGGCTCCCGGCAGTTCCTGGCGGTGGCGGAAGACACGGCGTCCCCTCGCACCTCCTACACGCCGTTCTCCTTCACTTTAGCTGCAGCCATCCGAGAGCTGCATCGCACTCTCGGCCTGGCTTTGATGGCCGAAACGTCTCCTCAGACGCTCACGCAGGTCATAAAG TGTTTGGCTCACCTGGTGTCCAACGCTCCGTATCACCGGCTGAAGCCTGGCCTGCTCAGCTCGCTGTGGAAGCAGATTCGTCCTTATGTGCGGAACAGAG ACGTGAACGTGCGCGTCTCGGCGCTGACGCTTTACGGCGCCCTGGTGACGACTCAGGCACCTCTCCCTGAAGTGCAGCTCCTCCTCCGTCAGCCGGAGGGCAGCACGGGCGGCGGCTCCCTCACGCCACAGGACGGTGCCCTCAGCTGGCGGCACAGGGAGGCGCAGTCGCCGCGCGCTCCTCGCACGCCGAGGGAGGTGGACGGTGCCCCGCCGTGGCTGCTGACGCTGTGCGCCTCGCTGGTGACTCAGCCTAGGGGCGACCAATCGGACAGCGAGGGGGGCGCGGTGGGGGCCTTGGAGCCGTCGCCCGTTCGGCTGGAGGCCCTGCAGGTGCTGTCCCACCTGGTGCGAGGTTACATCTCTCTGGCTCAAGCCAGCCTGTGCGACATTGGACAGCTCTGCGCCCGCTGCCTGGCCGAGACAGACCCGTCTATTCAACTTCACGGCGCTAAG CTGCTGGAGGAGCTCGGATCCGGAATAATCCAACAGTACCGAGCAGAGAGCGACGTTCCAGAGAGCTCCCGAGTCCCCCTGAGCCAA GTGGTACAGTTCTGGACGGAGGTGCTGAGCGGGCCGCTGAACGCGGCGCTGCAGAACGAACAGCATCCCACACTGCAGACCAGCGCCTGCGACACGCTGGCCTCCATCCTGCCGCACGCCTTCGCTCAGCTGCCC GACAAGACCCAGCTGATGTGCATCACGGTTCTGCTGGGCCTCACGTACAGCGACAACTACCTGGTGAAGACAGCGGCCGTCAGGGCTCTGGGGGTCTACGTGCTCTTCCCTTGTCTGAGAGAG gACTTGATGTTTGTGGCCGACACAGCCAACGCCATCCTTGCCGCCCTCGACGACCGATCCTCGAACGTTCGCGCCAAAGCCGCCTGGTCTCTGGGCAACCTGACTGACACCCTGATCGTCAACAT GGACTGTGTCGACGTGGACTTCCAGGAGGAGATGTCCGACATGTTGCTGCTGAAGATGCTGCAAGCGGCCACGCGGGCGGCAGCCGACAAAGACAAG GTAAAGTGCAACGCCGTGCGAGCCCTCGGCAATCTCCTCCACTTCCTGCGCGAGGGTCAGCTGAGCCGCTCTGCTTTCCAGCGCCCGCTAGAGGATGCTGTGCGAGCGCTGGTCAAAACTGTCCAGTCTGTCGCCACCATGAAGGTCCGATGGAACGCCTGCTACGCTTTGGGAAACGCTTTCAGGAACCCCGCCCTGCCGCTTG ACTCCGCCTCCTGGTCTGGCGATGCGTTCGCCTCCCTCTGCAACGTGGTCACGTCCTGCAAGAACCTCAAAGTGCGTATCAAGTCGGCCGCCGCCCTCGCCGTCCCCGCCCACCGCCGCTGCTACGGGGACGATGAGCGCTTCGGCCGCGTTTGGCACTCGCTGGCCACAGCGCTGGAGACCAGTGAGGACATGCACGACTTTCTGGAGTACCGCTACAGCGCCACCTTGCGCCACACGCTCTCGCGGGCGCTGCTCCACCTGCTCCACCTCAGCCTCCCACAGGACTTGCCTGCCATCTGTGCCTCGCTGACCGGCGAGGAGGGGAGGGGCATCAGGGAGCACTTGATCAAGTACCTTCAAGCCGAAGGGGGAGGAGAGGGAGAGAAAGACGCCGGGGGGGACACTTTAAACTGTCAGCAGAGAGTCCAGACTCTGCAGCTGACGACCACCCGACTGAAGGCGATGAAGACTGAAGAGGAGGAGAGCAGTAAAGACGCGCTGATTTTCTTCTTGGAAGATTTGCTGAAAGCCTGCAAGGGGCCGTGA